Sequence from the Rutidosis leptorrhynchoides isolate AG116_Rl617_1_P2 chromosome 3, CSIRO_AGI_Rlap_v1, whole genome shotgun sequence genome:
aatgctaatgaaatgtcaaccgagtattactgactttTACTAATTAAGTTCGAAATCatttattccctttctatatataaacaattTTACATTAGCAAGTTTGATTACTAAAACAaatgtattatatttttttttttgaacaaatagatttaatctactttatatatttacaagtaatatttatatacatatttatatatatctatatattcttaaatatagtttccattacatcgcattttattttatttattttacaatatcaattctaataattaaattatataatatttcaaattatatttcaaattgtaaatacctatttaaatatataagttatctatttacaaatagttgttcgtgaattgtcgggaatggtcgaaggtcgattgaatatatgaaatagttcaaaatttttgagacttaacctaacagacttttcttatcgtgtcaaaaatataatatcgtattgagagtttgatttaaaattagtcgaaattttccgggtcgtgacagttataaaaaaaaaaaatctttcgcgCGTTCGGATGGTTACTGGATTGGGTTGTTacaccttcatagtttgctcaatccgtttttcagttccaaatctgagcttatatatttctttattatcaaacttttggcccttaagaccttctataattttgctgtttcctctgcatttaatgcagccatatttgaatcatcggttatcaatggtttcaagaaattttatttttagatgattaaacgctgattgtaatcgtcaacggatctaatggttgacgaataagcgttgttgatttcaaaagtaatgaatgataatttcggtggtttgatgtgataattcatcatagaatacaaatgaatataattcatgaatgtagtgatctttaggaagataacatctgctaaagctttacttgaattctgatatgtcaaaatcagaatatgtaattgaatttatatgaaaatgattgtgtatcgctgtgaaggtagtgagtatagttaatgatttatgaatcgaaattgaagaatgtacagtgtattaatgtgagatataaatatttctctggtattacctacccgttaaaatattttcataattaactgtttccacaaaaggatttttaattaccatctttatgaagatatacgttcatatatatattcttcagatgtaatcatggatttaatgggttaatataatattaaactcatttgatttgcggttgaaacgagaataaataatctccaaaaccttagagatttcataattgtcgcgatatatttcgctaatgaagttgtgattcaatagttcatcgttcattgttatagatatgcctcggtgtatgatgttggtgctcgtgaaatccttgtgaaattcacaagacatgaATAATGTTCTCTAAAAAGCTTCGAGTatgtcgaaaatgaaagtgtaaaaccaatcatgtatttgaataatacacttggtttattatgaaatggagcttattgtgctgaagcagtaattaacgattgttaagtcattaacgaaggatgtacatcatagcatattatgatatggattaaccaagtagtacatactagtttagattcacacgtaatagcttagtatgaaaagatttattattgtttcaaaccatgtatatatatatatatatatatatatatatatatatatatatatatatatatatatatatgtatatatatatatatataaagtatacatatataattcttcaggaagaatgaatcaatacatcttaactcattattactaatattccttggtatctatgtgcgtatgatgttgatatccgaggtaccgagtatgatgttgagacgtgggatgtggatgttgttgttggtgaagctggtgctgttggtggtgatgctgatggtactggtggtgctggttatactgctggtgcagctgatgctcttagatttcgcaccatattctccagagccactactcgagcgcaaagctcgttgacttcttctattattccgggatgattggcggttcggacaagtggatgaataagatctagaattttagatattatatattcgtgactggatatcctggaaatgagggtgaaaatagtgttccgaacggtttcgccggtaagtgcttcaggttcttcaccaagaggtgaattcggttggtggaagggatcaccttcttcttgtctccattgatttagtttactacgaacccatccccaattcatccaaaatagatgatggctgattggttcgtttgttccggttacgctgtctgtggagctcgaggaatcaagtgagaaatccatgttatgtgtttggaattagggtttttgatacgagtgggtgttgaatactgaatgatatattcgtctcctcgaatagtaTATATGGCAAAAGGatttccataatttacggaggaaatttaggaaaagtgttagacaaagtctattgagatagatatgataagatataataagatatgatgtgtctatactccaataatggcagtatgacgtgtctagatgataagtatgtaattggataatcttttgattaaagattttcaattcgcaatggcctattcaggtctaggggcttgagctataggatcctttaaatcggtaatccaaacccttccattctagagtttcgtagacggcATCCGTCAAAAAAaagttcaatgataaaaaataacgagaaatcaaagttttaaaagtattgaatatgagtagtgattataatgtctttgagattctcaataactcaatgacatttttcggttcgcaaaccgatgcataaaggcataaagcatataggtacgtgatataacagggagttatatacgtttgagtatgaatagtaacaaatataggagtttcaaaattcatggataatattttatgtaatacatatgtaatacacaaaccatgatagatgacttaggaatgtcaagaatttcagaaatcatagtgtcgcatttagatgcggtggcataattggataatacttaggggaattagcagagttcttagattggctcggcattctaagataagtaaagttcctaaagtatagtgtagcatttaacaattaaaggtgaCAATTAAAGGcaatatagtcaaggaaagttgtagtcctacattgctaaggtacctaattgtaataggcacacttaaaatgcaatcctggttctctacaacagcctgctctgataccaatctgtcacaccctcaaatagggcctggggtatttgtgactaattatatcaaatcacaatttgtataaacgagaacgactctatatgagacgttatattgagttttgcagcggaagataaataggttacattgtatataatgaacaacgcattaaatgtctttaattgatatgatatgtaatgaagactccaagcatagtaagcaatcatcatcaatttagcaagtgtaagtctttcaaattatccatgagtGACTTGttaaaatgttgctttcaattagcaaatacacagcggaagcattatgtagaacctgagaataaacatgctaaatagtgtcaaccaaaaggttggtgagttcataggtttatcataaatatgatttcaataatagtgttaaaccacaagatttaataaaattgatatagaaatatcaatataaagtgttgattgatatagaaataccaatctaaaagaAATGCTGAGTttataatatcgcgactaaacaaaagttaccccgtgacacttgttattcgtgtcgttgaatcattattatgtagtcaaagaccaacggtcaactgactagagacgtcactctcagtagcgctactcacaataactaagtttgcatcttatacctcagcaattaacgatattacggcagggatttagcatgacaaagcatgtatatagcataaaagtttgagtacttgtgtctaaacgtaagacagttataaaagttgcgcatgtattctcagcccaaaaatatatataaaaagggagctatgaaaactcacgatacgatagtttgtgtgatatgcgtatgatagtactgaacaagtacagaggtgtcctcgaattcacgaacctatatcaagtatatatattaacacatatactcgtaatcgaataagtttatttatataaatttattagttatgttatttttacattaataacatgtaagtttcttatatttcttttttatatattctaaatagataaaaatataaattttattatgttatgtgtaaatatatttatatatgtatatatcatttgtttgctaaaatagtaattataataatactaaaataatatttgtaatgataataataataataatactcaataatgataataatgtttatgatttcattaataataatgatattaataataataataataatacttataacaataataatactgatatcagtttttaataaaaatgaaaagtttaataataattataataataaaaattataatttttgataacaatacttaacataaccataatcttaatcataataattaaagatatcaataataatacaagaataataatgttaatactaatgatattaataatttttgtaatatttacaatagtaataataatagtgatattagtagtttttaaataaaatgaaacgtttaataataatgataatgaaaataacaatttttgataataataataataatcatgatataaataataataataattataatactaataattataatgataatactaataattataataacaataacaataattataataacattagtaattaataatgataataataataacaaaaatatagaAATGggaaaaactaccttaaaagctttttctaaaaaaaattgcccaagacggggctcgaacccgagacctctcaatcACATCAAACACCCTTAATCATTGAGCTGCTGCTTATTTTTctaatttatattacattttaattatacttgtattatttatgttttctacttcttcttcttcacaacTCGATCAACCAAACCAGGGATTAACCAACACGATAATCTAAACGTTTTTTAGAACTTTCAAACAATTTACAATCAACCTATATTGATCTTGAATTAATTGAAAACGAAAAAGAaggaaaaaacataaaaaaaaatatacccaGGATGCTGTCGCTACTTTATATAAAAAATTATTGATTTCGATTTTTAAAAACGTTTTAGCtctcgattcctaaatgaaaaaggTCTTAAATCATTCCTAGAATCTTTATGAAAcctcaattgaaacagaaaccTTAAAACGATCcttaatttctcgatgaacaatttctttgacttttgaaaattaaagtttgactccaaaattagaatttGATAGGATGAATTGGGATTTGAAAATTTGCAGGCAGTTTAACTAAACAATTCCTAACAACACagcattattacatttttaaaatttgATTGAAATCGAATTATAGTTAAAAGCTTGAAGAACAGAGGTATTCGGTAaaaaaaatatttctattttaatttcAATGCAGAAGATGGAGATTAAGAGTTGTGTGATTAACAGATGGGAATTGATAGTTTTATAGCAATGGTGATCGATTGGGACAAAACAAAAACCAGTAGGGGATTAAAAAAATATCACgatctctaaaaaaaaaaattaaaagcaagtTAATATCCAATAATGCAGAATCACGATggctaaataaataaattaaaacatctcttatgattaataaaaaaaaatagaacagATATGCAGATCGTGatgataaaataaaaaatataaagcagatcgtgattatataaaaaaattaaaaagaattaaaagttGAAAACCTAATTTAAGTATTTGTTGTCTTTTTCTTTTatctttaattaatattagtatttactacatatattaataataatactaataacaataataataattatattaataataataataataatattattaatgataaaaaaatatgacaatattaataataagaatgataattttaattataattaataataatgattataacatgttaataatattattaataattattaataataagttgtataataatgatatttataataatcttatcacttttagtaaaagtgataatactaataatattaataataataataataatgatatctcattattttaatattattgttaagtattaatactaatactaataatattaataatatattagtaatttatattaatgataatgataattatttacaataataattataatactgataataataatgattgtaagtgATGTATATACACACACGTATATATTTACGTATCTTTTTATAAccgattattcgtgaatcgtcggaaacagtcgaagtttAGTTTAATTTTAATCAGAAATTTTTCCGGGTTCTCACAATTTGATGTTACTTAACAGATATTTTAATCGGCCTTGGAGAACTTCATGtaactattttttattttttttacagtgAACTTGTATCAGCACAATCACTCTCCACGTAATAATGTCGATCTGCACGTAATTTTACTTACCATTGTGAACAACAATGCAAATCATTAATGCAACCTTATCCAGTGAAGATGAGATGTTGCTTATGTACCATTATTAAACTGGAAAAATGGTTGCTTGCTTCATGCCACAAACTCCTTTAATACTTCACTTTCGTGTTAGGCAAATTGAAAAAGGGACCAATTACTTTTGGGCAAAACATGACTTGAAGTTATTAGTTTCAAATAAGTTAACAAATTATTCGAACCAATGCTTGAAAAGTTATTCATTAGATTACTTTAATGAATTTTTTTAACGACCTTTAACTATCGTTAAAGTACATAAAAATTTTTGTCGTTTGAAAATTTCTAGTTTAATTTAATTAGttcaattaattaatttcatttacaGTTATTTCAGTTATTTCAATTTACAGTCTGATTTATGTTCACCTTCGTAAAAAACAAGGAGTTCCATATCTTTTATAAATTCACGTGATTTACATTTGCTTACCTGTGTTGGTAGAGCCAGAATCAAGTATTTTATCATTACATTTTTTTATCTTATCTAAAAATCTCATCTCATTATCATATATCATAGATCATCATAGACACACATTATATTACgagtatattaatattttaatattattatattttttattcatTTAACAAATAATTAAATAGATAAAAAATATACAGTAACACAAAGTAATCGGTTGCTTATAAAATGATGAAACTTGATTATTTGTATGTGGATGGTCCTTTAACCTTTTCATCCTTCTTCAAACCCTCCCTCAAATAACAAAAAGCatctaactttattaaattaaaaatTCCATTTTTCACACCTAACTCTCCGGCCAACACAGTAACCGCCGATTAAAACCATGACGTCATCTCACCATCAACCATTGCTTACTTCCAACGAACCCGAAACCGCATACGACCCAACTGAAAAAGTCCACATCATAGGACTAGAAGACGAAAACGACCAACACAATTACGACGAATACGGCGACAAAACGCCGCCGTTTTCGTGGAGAAAATTATGGTTATTCACTGGACCGGGTTTTTTAATGAGTATAGCTTTTTTGGATCCGGGTAATTTAGAAGGTGATCTTCAAGCAGGTGCGATTGCAGGTTACTCATTGTTATGGTTGCTTTTATGGGCTACGGCTATCGGCTTGCTTGTTCAGCTTTTATCGGCTCGGCTCGGCGTGGTTACTGGTAGACATTTGGCTGAGCTGTGTAGGGAAGAGTACCCAAATTGGGCTGGGAAATTGTTATGGATAATGACTGAAGTTGCATTAATTGGGGCTGATATACAAGAAGTTATTGGAAGTGCTATTGCTCTTAAGATTTTGACACTTGGTTTCTTACCACTTTGGGCTGGTGTTCTTATTACTGCTTTTGATTGGTAAAAAGTTTACTCATTTTTGATGTTAATTAATTGATTATATTATGTTTTAAACTTTTAATGTGTTTAATAATTCTAGAAGTTAAAGATAGTACTCCATCTTTTTGGATAGGATATGGGTTTTTTTGGATGAAATGTGTTTTTAGGATTTGAATTGGGTTTTGATGATTTGGGTGCTTATCAAAATTGTATCTTTACTGTTTTTGGATGAAAATGTTtgtcaaattttttattttttttggatgAACTTCTGTTTTCAAGATTTAGTTTGGGTGTTGGTGCTTTGGGTGCTTATGGAAACTGGATCTTTATTCTTTAGTATATTTTAATTGGTGAATAATAATATAGCTTTTGTTTGCTTGTTTATTGGTAGTTTGTTTGTATGTGTGCCTTTTGAACTTGTGATTTGATTTTTTCAGTTTTATGTTAGTTTTGGCATCTTAGGTTGGTTTGGTCTGTACAGTATGATATAAAACCCTGACATATTGAAAACGCAAAATATTGCTTCTTTACTACTAGTAATTTGTTTTAAGACTTAAGTTGGGTTTTGTCTGTTTCTAAAAATTGGATGTCTAGTTTAGTTCATAAAGATGTTAACTTAATACTAATTCATTTAATGAATTTTATAGTCTgtaaaattatgtatgtttgtgtCCTTTAATGCCTTTTGTTTTGATTGAAAATTAGTGTCTAGATTGGTTAGAAGTTACTCGTTAGTTAGATTCTGTCGAATCTTATGTTAATTTATTCTAATCTTCAATGCAGTTTCATCTTCTTATTTCTCGAAAACTATGGCGTGAGGAAACTTGAAGCTCTTTTTGCAGTACTGATTGCAGTCATGGCAATCTCGTTCGCATGGATGTTCGGTGAAACGAAGCCTAATGCCAAGGAGCTCCTTATTGGTAAGAAATcacaatcttttatttatttatttatttttttgctgctaattctagtataatattaatattaatttctaaaatatatatatatatattttttttataatattctTCTAAAATATTTTTTCGTTGCTGTAAGGTATGGTGGTTCCAAAACTGAACTCAAAAACAATCCAACAAGCAGTGGGAGTGGTAGGCTGCATTATAATGCCACACAATGTGTTCTTACATTCTGCACTTGTACAATCGAGAGAAGTCGACCCACGGAAAACGGGTCGGGTCAGAGAAGCTATCAAGTACTACTCAATAGAATCTGCCATAGCACTCGCTGTATCGTTCGTTATCAATCTCTTTGTAACAACTGTATTTGCAAAGGCATTTTTCGGTACTGCAATAGCCGACACCATCGGCCTCGGTAACG
This genomic interval carries:
- the LOC139896435 gene encoding metal transporter Nramp3.2-like; this translates as MTSSHHQPLLTSNEPETAYDPTEKVHIIGLEDENDQHNYDEYGDKTPPFSWRKLWLFTGPGFLMSIAFLDPGNLEGDLQAGAIAGYSLLWLLLWATAIGLLVQLLSARLGVVTGRHLAELCREEYPNWAGKLLWIMTEVALIGADIQEVIGSAIALKILTLGFLPLWAGVLITAFDCFIFLFLENYGVRKLEALFAVLIAVMAISFAWMFGETKPNAKELLIGMVVPKLNSKTIQQAVGVVGCIIMPHNVFLHSALVQSREVDPRKTGRVREAIKYYSIESAIALAVSFVINLFVTTVFAKAFFGTAIADTIGLGNAGQFLEEKFGGGIIPILYIWAIGLLAAGQSSTITGTYAGQFIMGGFLDLRLKKWARALITRSCAIIPTLIVALIFDSSEDTLDALNEWLNVLQSVQIPFALIPLLCLVAKDDLMGVFKIGPVLKTISWLVAALVIAINGYLLQQFIAEQVSGVAFTSIVIVLTVAYVAFVVYLIWRSITVSTFGFLKPRSPVM